A window of Synechococcus sp. WH 8109 genomic DNA:
ACCCTGACGGCAATCACTTCAAACAGCTCCACAGCCAACAGGGCCACCACGCCGCGGCTGATCACGGCACGAAGCGGTTCGAGTTGCAGTAGGCCGGCTCCGCAAAGCCTTTCTGTGATCGGAACCACCCTGAGCCAGCGCGCAAACGGCAGCAGCAGGGGCAGGTCGATCCAGCGGCGTAACAGGGCATCGCGCCAGAAGATCGCCGGATAGCGCTGTTTCAGGCGCCAGGCACGCAGAAGAATGTCGAGCAGAAACAGCAGTTGAAATGGCGTGTCGATGCGCCAGCTCAAATCGCTGGGGCGCCCGTTTTCATCGATGCTTCGCCAGTAGTTGCTTTCCACCAGCGGAAGGATCTGCTGGCTCCAGAACTGACGCTCCTGGCTCCAGGGGGAGCGTTCCAGATGCTCGGGGCTCAGGAGAAGGTTGGCGGAGTCACGGGCTGATTCCAGGCCGGTGCGAGCGCGCAGTCGGTTCTTGAATTTTTCAAGCGCGCCGGTTTGGCCTGAACTGATGAACGGGTTGCTGTCCATCAGCGCTGTGGTGAGTACCACCTGGTGCTGCAGTAGATCGGTGCTTTCAGCCGTGCGCGAGCCGTTTTGCTGCAGGGCCCGATCCAGGGCGGTGTAGGCCTTGAGGTAAGTCTCGGTGTCGCGATGGGGTTCGATGCCTTTGAGGGGATCCAGCCATGGGGTGATGTCCGGCAGCCAGGGCAGGGGAACCACCAGGGGAAGCGATGGCACCGGATAAAGATTGCGTTGCAGCCAGAAGTTGCGCAGGGGGATGTAGGTGAGGTCGATGGCGACCCAGGTGAGATTGACTGCGGCGATAACAGCAATGGCCTGGTCCCACCGGCGCCAGCTGAACAGGCCGTGTTGGGGCTTGAGGGCTTGCCAGCGTGGACGGATCATGGGGCCTGCAGGCTCCCCCTATCGTGGGTCGAAAGATTGAGCCTGCCCACATTGAACTCGGAGAGAGAACCTTCCGATGTGAAGGGCAGAGTTAGCGCGATCTGGGAGTTCTGGGCCCCTTTTCTGTTCACGGTTTCGCTTTATCTCCTGCTTCGGCAGTTCGCTTTTGAAGCCCGCTACATCCCTTCGGGATCAATGCTGCCGGGTCTTCAGGTGGGCGACAAGTTGATCGTCGAGAAGCTGTCCTACCGCTCCCGACCTCCTCAGCGGGGAGAGATCGTTGTGTTTAATTCCCCCAGTGCCTTTGATCCCATCTGGAAATTGGAGGGGGGGCAACCCAATCCACTGAAGTGCGGCTTCGTCACCTTCCCGGGCATCAGCTGGGTTGTGGATCGTGTGCTGTTGCAGCGTTATCCCGAATGTGAGGCCTGGATCAAACGGGTGGTGGGTGTCCCTGGTGATGTCGTGGAGGTGAACAGCCGTGGTGCCGTGAGCATCAACGGCACGGCCTTTAACGAGCCTTACGTCACCAACTTCTGCTCTGATCGCGACGGAATGATTGGCTGCAAGGGCCTCTATGCCGTGGTCCCCGAAGGCAACGTTGTTGTCCTGGGCGACAACCGCCGCAACAGCCAGGACGCCCGTCGTTGGCCAGGCGGCCCGTTTTTGCCAGACGGTCAGATCATTGGCCGTGCCGTCTTCCGCTTCTGGCCCCCTTCGCGCATCGGTTCGCTCAGCAACTGAGGCCACAGGCCACAACGCGTCCATGAAGCTCACGGCCCAGCCAGGGAATGTTGGCGGCACGCGGTGCGCCGGGGGTGTTGCTGCTGATGGTCCAGCGTTGATCGGGATCGAACAGCAACCAGCGCCGGCTGCCCTGCTCAAGCTGTTCAGGGGGCTGGTCGATCAGGGCCGACGGCCCAAAGCTGAGGGCCTGCCAAAGATCTTCCGCGGTCCAGCGGCCCGGCCGCACCATGGCATTCCACAGCGCAGCAAGCACCACATGGTGGCCGCTGAGGCCTGCGGGGCGCTGGTCACCCGGCAACAGCATGTCCTCCGCATCCAGAGGAACAGCATGCACAGCCACGGCGGTGATCGTTCGCTGCTGAACGGCCTGGATCAACTGCTCGCGATCATCTGGGCCACCGAGGGAGGGGCATACGCGCGAGCCCGGATCGCTGCTGGCCAGCATGCTGCGGTCGGTCAGAAGATGCCACCAGCTCACGCTGCTCAGGGGCGGGAATTCGCAGCCTGAAATCTGCTGCACCGCTGCTGCTGTGGAGAGGTTCATCAGCCGCAGCTGTCGTTCCGGATGGCGTTGATGCAGCAGCAGCAACTGGCTGAGGGGAACGGTCTCGCTGGTGATCGGATCCGCTGGCCACCCGGCCCGCAGCGTCTCCACGCCTTCCCGCACCAGCCCCTCCCCCTGCAGCGCGGGATCCCGGGGTGCCACGAGCACTGGGCATCCCCCCATCTCTCCGAGCAGCAGTCCCCGTTCCAGCAACGGGGTTGGAACCATGGCGTCATCATCCGCCAGTCCGATGGCACCGTGTTCGAGAAGATCGCCGTGGGGGGCGAGTTCATCCGCCTTGCCGCCGCGGCTGAAGCCTGCCCAAAGGTGCAGACGAACCGATGCCATCTGATCCTGATCGAGGCTGAATCCCTGAAGCCGCTCCGGACAATCGCGCCAGCTGCTGCTGCGGGGAAGCAGACCAATCTGGCCATAGCCCCCTGCGGCGGCACAGTGGCGCAGGCTCACAGCTGTTTCTTGATCCCCGCTGAAGGGGGTCTCAAGGATGGAATGGGGATCCACCAGGCAGGGGGCGACCAGTTGATCCGGTGCTGGGCTGGCCTTGATGCCCAGGCCGAGGGCCTGCTGCCGGGCCTCGTCGTCAAAGCCGACGAGCACCCCCTGGTTGATCAGGACTGCACCGAGCTGTATTGAATGTCCGGGGCCACGCAGGACGCGCACCGGATCCAGCAGCAAGGTGTCGTTCATGACGTCAGAGAGCGCCTGCTGCCGTGCGGTCAATCACGCTTCCGAAATGGGAGGTGAGGTTGAGGCAGGTCACCACTGCAGGCTGGCCTGGATCGGCGGCGATGTCGACCACCGTGACACCACCGTTGCCTTGTTTGACGGCCCAGATGTCGGCCGGGGTCAGCCCCAACAGATCGCAGAGGATCGTTTTGTTGACGGCGTCGTGGGCCACCACCAGCACCGTTTCCTCAGGCTTCAGCTCGTCAGCGATCTCCCCCCAGCTCCGGACGGAACGGGCCCACACGTCCTGGATGGTTTCCCCCTCGGGCATCTGCACGGTTTCCGGAGCCCGTTTCCAGGTGTCCAGCAGCTCCGACCAGTCCTCTCTGATTTCGGATTCGAGCTTGCCTTCCCAGACTCCGTGTCCGATCTCCACCAGTCCGTCGATCTGGGTCAGGGGCACATCGGGATGCGCCTCCAGAATGATTTGGGCCGTTTCGGTTGGACGCGACAGCGTGCTGCTCCAGGCCCGATTAATGGAGATGTCTTTGAGGAAATCGCGGGCA
This region includes:
- the lepB gene encoding signal peptidase I; this encodes MKGRVSAIWEFWAPFLFTVSLYLLLRQFAFEARYIPSGSMLPGLQVGDKLIVEKLSYRSRPPQRGEIVVFNSPSAFDPIWKLEGGQPNPLKCGFVTFPGISWVVDRVLLQRYPECEAWIKRVVGVPGDVVEVNSRGAVSINGTAFNEPYVTNFCSDRDGMIGCKGLYAVVPEGNVVVLGDNRRNSQDARRWPGGPFLPDGQIIGRAVFRFWPPSRIGSLSN